The following proteins come from a genomic window of Peptoniphilus equinus:
- a CDS encoding threonine/serine exporter family protein, whose amino-acid sequence MKLFFEFVIASCATLSFAFYFNCPQKSLVYNALLGGFVWTLYSVLLNYSTYIFSAFISAVVMGCVAEQLARLLKMPATVFLLPGLVPLVPGAGMYYTMYNFIFQNYSAFVNEAVKTVFMAGALAAGVVVSSSVFKILRYYKL is encoded by the coding sequence ATGAAATTATTTTTTGAATTTGTCATTGCATCGTGTGCGACGCTGTCTTTCGCCTTTTATTTCAACTGTCCCCAAAAGTCTTTAGTTTATAATGCCCTCTTAGGAGGGTTCGTATGGACGCTGTACAGTGTACTTTTAAACTATAGTACCTACATTTTTTCAGCGTTTATTTCTGCGGTAGTCATGGGCTGTGTGGCGGAACAGTTGGCTAGGCTATTGAAAATGCCTGCAACGGTGTTTCTGTTGCCCGGTCTTGTACCCTTGGTTCCCGGCGCAGGAATGTATTACACGATGTATAATTTTATTTTTCAAAATTATTCAGCATTTGTGAACGAAGCGGTAAAGACAGTTTTTATGGCCGGTGCTCTGGCCGCAGGTGTTGTCGTATCCTCTTCCGTGTTTAAAATCCTTAGATACTATAAATTGTAA
- the plsY gene encoding glycerol-3-phosphate 1-O-acyltransferase PlsY has product MIAYLIGSISGSYIISKFFLHDDIRQHGSGNAGTTNAMRTYGKKIGALTFLIDFFKGVFGMLVVQALVGESQDLLYISALALVVGHDFPFYMNFKGGKGVASTIGCFSVLGFVYDLIAVCLWNAVAWTTKYASLASIVYYLAVAMLFIVGKNLSLLSAFMVIAISLLGILRHHQNIRRLLNHTESKIGEKK; this is encoded by the coding sequence GTGATAGCTTATTTAATTGGAAGTATTTCCGGTTCATATATCATCAGTAAGTTTTTTTTACATGACGATATACGCCAACATGGCTCCGGCAATGCAGGCACAACTAATGCTATGCGCACCTACGGGAAAAAAATCGGCGCCTTAACCTTTCTCATTGACTTTTTCAAAGGTGTCTTTGGTATGCTTGTGGTTCAAGCATTGGTCGGTGAGTCACAAGATCTGTTATACATCAGTGCTTTAGCTCTGGTGGTAGGTCATGATTTTCCTTTTTATATGAATTTCAAAGGCGGAAAAGGTGTAGCTTCCACCATCGGTTGTTTTAGTGTACTAGGCTTTGTCTATGATTTAATTGCTGTATGTTTGTGGAATGCTGTAGCATGGACCACCAAATATGCTTCTTTGGCTTCCATTGTTTATTATTTAGCCGTTGCAATGCTATTCATTGTAGGAAAAAATTTAAGCCTATTATCTGCATTTATGGTCATAGCTATCTCGCTTTTAGGGATTTTACGACACCACCAAAATATTCGACGTTTGCTCAATCACACAGAATCCAAGATTGGAGAGAAGAAATAA
- a CDS encoding threonine/serine exporter family protein — protein sequence MRELKGLSEAKSFIRLAIYAGRLQIKNGAEIYRAEDTILRICNSASNISQVEAHVLPSGIFVSFEFNNEILTVYKSVGSPETNMDNIHAVNSFSRLFVQSDMTIETGFSILDDIAADEERPPWQFPIYGGFSGGFFAILFGGNGQDFIGAFITTFIASWIMQYTSRYKLNFVVNNFIGAFSITLITLGLYALKIVHSLDAAIIGSIMILVPGLVATNAIRDIMNSDFLSGLVGLTKAVFIALGIAIGVGVVLRFMR from the coding sequence ATGAGAGAATTAAAAGGCTTGAGTGAGGCAAAAAGCTTTATTCGTTTGGCAATTTATGCAGGGCGACTTCAAATAAAAAACGGTGCTGAAATTTATCGTGCGGAAGATACCATTCTTCGTATTTGTAACTCGGCATCTAACATTTCTCAAGTGGAAGCCCATGTATTGCCGTCAGGTATCTTTGTCTCCTTTGAATTTAACAATGAAATACTTACGGTCTATAAAAGTGTCGGGTCTCCTGAGACCAATATGGACAACATTCATGCGGTGAACTCTTTTTCTCGACTTTTTGTTCAATCGGATATGACCATAGAAACTGGATTCTCTATCCTGGATGACATTGCGGCGGATGAAGAGCGACCGCCGTGGCAATTTCCGATTTATGGTGGCTTTAGCGGTGGATTTTTTGCCATTCTGTTTGGCGGGAACGGACAAGATTTTATTGGTGCGTTCATCACTACCTTTATAGCTTCATGGATTATGCAGTATACCAGTCGCTATAAGTTAAATTTTGTTGTGAATAATTTCATTGGTGCGTTTAGCATTACACTAATTACCTTGGGTCTCTATGCGCTGAAAATTGTTCATTCACTTGATGCGGCCATTATCGGATCAATTATGATTTTGGTGCCCGGTCTGGTTGCCACCAATGCTATTCGAGATATTATGAACAGTGACTTTCTCAGCGGATTAGTCGGATTGACGAAAGCTGTATTTATTGCTCTTGGCATTGCTATCGGTGTCGGTGTGGTCTTACGATTTATGAGGTAG
- the der gene encoding ribosome biogenesis GTPase Der, which translates to MKKPIVSIIGTPNVGKSTLFNKIVGRKISITEDTPGVTRDRIYSDGEWLGAHFLLVDTGGLDLKDEDIFMSNIKAQVDLALDMSDVIIFLTDGLRGVTSSDREIANYLRKSNKRILLAVNKFDSKDAKPNYYDFFELGLGEPICISSEQGMGVGDLLDEVIVGFERNTEEEDDDDVRVTFIGKPNVGKSSLINRIIGQERSIVTNIPGTTRDAIDSEFRYKDEKFTLVDTAGLRKKKKIYEAIERYSVIRTLTAIERSSVCVLLIDAEEGVSEQDAKIVGYAHDNNKAIIIAVNKWDAIVKDNKTMKTYEAAIRERLPFINYAPIIFISALTGQRVENLLDLIIVVNNNYNHRIKTGVLNDILNRAVLMNQPPSDKGKRGKLYYGSQVAVRPPKFSLSVNDKELFHFSYVRYLENQIRNAYSFDGVPLILSLKNREGR; encoded by the coding sequence ATGAAAAAACCTATAGTATCTATAATTGGAACACCTAACGTGGGCAAATCCACGTTATTTAATAAAATTGTCGGACGAAAAATCAGTATTACCGAAGACACTCCGGGAGTTACTCGAGATCGCATTTATAGTGATGGTGAATGGCTCGGTGCTCATTTTCTACTCGTAGACACAGGTGGCTTGGATTTAAAAGATGAAGATATTTTTATGTCAAATATCAAAGCCCAAGTTGACCTGGCTTTAGATATGAGTGATGTCATTATTTTCTTAACTGACGGACTGCGAGGCGTTACGAGCAGTGACAGAGAAATTGCAAATTATCTGAGAAAGTCTAACAAAAGAATTCTTCTTGCTGTCAATAAATTTGACAGCAAAGATGCCAAACCAAACTATTATGACTTCTTTGAACTGGGCCTGGGTGAGCCAATTTGCATCAGCTCCGAACAGGGTATGGGTGTTGGCGACTTGCTAGATGAAGTCATCGTAGGCTTTGAGCGCAACACCGAGGAGGAGGATGACGACGATGTTCGCGTGACCTTTATAGGAAAACCTAATGTGGGGAAGTCGTCTCTTATTAATCGCATTATCGGTCAAGAACGCTCCATCGTGACCAACATTCCAGGAACTACCAGAGATGCCATTGATTCGGAATTCCGTTATAAGGATGAAAAGTTCACGTTAGTCGACACGGCGGGACTTCGCAAGAAAAAGAAAATTTACGAGGCTATTGAGCGCTATTCTGTGATTCGTACACTGACTGCCATTGAAAGATCATCAGTTTGTGTACTTCTTATCGATGCCGAAGAAGGTGTGAGCGAACAGGATGCTAAAATTGTCGGGTATGCCCATGACAACAATAAAGCTATTATTATCGCGGTGAATAAATGGGATGCCATTGTCAAAGACAATAAGACGATGAAAACTTACGAAGCAGCTATTCGGGAACGTCTACCATTTATTAATTACGCGCCTATTATTTTCATCTCAGCACTCACCGGTCAACGTGTTGAAAATCTTCTAGATTTGATTATTGTGGTTAACAATAATTACAACCATCGTATTAAAACCGGCGTACTCAACGATATTTTAAATCGCGCGGTACTGATGAATCAGCCGCCGTCGGATAAAGGTAAACGCGGTAAACTCTATTACGGCTCTCAAGTGGCAGTACGACCGCCAAAATTCTCCTTGTCAGTGAACGATAAGGAACTCTTCCATTTCAGCTATGTCCGCTATTTGGAAAATCAAATTCGAAACGCGTACTCTTTTGATGGGGTGCCACTCATCTTAAGTTTAAAAAATAGAGAGGGTCGTTAA
- a CDS encoding HlyD family efflux transporter periplasmic adaptor subunit, producing the protein MKKFRNTPSKRWRLIGLVLILLIFLGGLRAFTGKTGQDYRTEFPTLKKYEKKEQVVGFNIFSEEVYHASEDGVCVYNASEGERVPVGFEIATVNTMNDTSNLNDALLRVNSALSYKSKDHTRYTVDQALPSVKEIQEALKDNDLTEAISHIEKLDLYSNSTLQLSELKELNNLTVEELETRKTELEKEVNQHNIPYKAEFSGIVSFAIDGLEEYYTLSDREDYTYSYLQKHREEAAFKTHVNVTKGEPLFKLVDNIKYHIALQTKSLKNLDTPEIGDRLQLQKNDKLLEGTVVAINQSNAGQVVIVEFKEHFSDIYSTRINNFDVILASQDCYEIPKDAIIKRGTLFGVYVQEIHGLVKFVPIKVVVPFETTSYIDPGDKNARITIDDAEYKTVTLNDKIVLNPKQVAESKVLN; encoded by the coding sequence TTGAAAAAGTTTCGTAATACACCATCTAAACGATGGCGCCTTATCGGACTGGTGCTGATTCTTCTAATTTTTTTAGGAGGACTTCGCGCCTTTACCGGAAAGACCGGTCAGGATTATCGCACTGAATTTCCCACACTTAAAAAATATGAGAAAAAAGAACAGGTAGTCGGCTTCAATATTTTTTCGGAAGAAGTTTATCATGCCAGTGAGGATGGTGTCTGCGTTTATAATGCTTCTGAAGGGGAGAGGGTGCCTGTAGGATTTGAAATCGCAACTGTCAACACCATGAATGACACATCAAATTTAAATGATGCCTTACTTCGCGTCAATTCGGCACTTAGCTATAAATCTAAAGATCACACACGCTACACTGTGGATCAGGCATTACCATCTGTTAAAGAAATCCAGGAAGCCTTAAAAGACAATGATTTGACTGAGGCGATTTCCCACATAGAAAAACTGGATCTATACTCCAACAGCACGCTGCAGCTTTCAGAATTGAAAGAGCTCAACAATCTCACTGTAGAGGAATTGGAAACACGAAAGACTGAACTGGAAAAAGAAGTCAACCAGCATAACATACCGTACAAAGCTGAGTTTTCAGGGATTGTATCTTTTGCTATTGACGGTCTTGAAGAATACTACACATTGTCGGATAGGGAAGATTATACGTACAGTTATTTACAAAAACATCGTGAGGAGGCGGCATTTAAAACCCATGTGAATGTGACGAAGGGTGAACCTCTGTTTAAACTGGTGGATAATATCAAGTATCATATTGCTCTCCAAACCAAGAGTTTAAAAAATCTGGACACACCTGAAATCGGTGATAGACTGCAACTTCAAAAAAATGACAAACTTTTGGAGGGGACTGTCGTCGCCATCAATCAATCCAACGCAGGTCAAGTAGTCATTGTAGAGTTTAAGGAGCACTTTTCAGATATCTATAGTACCCGGATCAATAACTTTGATGTGATTTTGGCTTCCCAAGATTGTTACGAAATTCCTAAAGATGCCATTATTAAGCGAGGGACACTCTTTGGCGTTTACGTTCAGGAAATTCACGGACTTGTGAAATTTGTACCGATTAAAGTGGTCGTGCCTTTTGAAACCACATCCTATATCGATCCCGGGGATAAAAATGCCCGCATAACCATTGATGATGCCGAATATAAGACAGTCACGCTCAATGACAAAATCGTATTGAATCCGAAGCAAGTTGCGGAATCAAAAGTATTAAATTAA
- a CDS encoding NAD(P)H-dependent glycerol-3-phosphate dehydrogenase, with protein sequence MEITVIGGGSWGTAIARLLKINGHEVSFYVRDPKTKKAINDTGCNDKYLPGISLEGLKATTNIDVAIDGSRLVVMAVPSQNVRSVFETQQHLLDGKIIVNLSKGLELGTLDRISQIAEELLPKSTFVALSGPSHAEEVGRNIPTAVVAASKDIDVAKMIQNVFSNDSFRVYTNTDLVGVEIGGALKNIIALAAGMSEGLGFGDNTTAALATRGIYEMSKLGLALGAEAQTFNGLSGIGDLIVTCTSTHSRNRRAGILIGKGLSKDQASLEVGQVVEGIKTTKSAYELSKKHKISMPITQKLYEVLYQALDPRKAVVDLMRRDYKDEIEPLFKH encoded by the coding sequence ATGGAAATTACTGTTATCGGCGGAGGCAGTTGGGGAACTGCAATTGCCCGATTGTTAAAAATCAATGGTCATGAGGTCAGCTTTTATGTCCGCGATCCAAAGACAAAAAAGGCCATCAACGACACGGGATGTAATGATAAATATTTACCCGGCATTTCTCTTGAAGGATTAAAGGCAACAACCAATATTGATGTAGCTATCGACGGTTCACGCCTTGTCGTTATGGCTGTGCCGTCTCAAAATGTACGCAGTGTCTTTGAAACTCAACAACATTTACTTGACGGCAAGATCATTGTCAATTTATCCAAAGGACTGGAGCTCGGTACCCTTGATCGGATTAGCCAGATCGCGGAAGAACTCCTTCCAAAGTCGACATTTGTGGCGCTGTCAGGTCCGTCTCATGCCGAAGAAGTAGGGCGTAATATTCCCACAGCCGTTGTGGCGGCATCAAAAGATATTGATGTGGCTAAGATGATACAAAATGTATTTTCCAACGACTCTTTCCGAGTCTATACAAACACGGACCTCGTTGGCGTGGAAATTGGCGGTGCTTTGAAAAATATCATTGCCCTTGCAGCAGGTATGAGTGAAGGGCTTGGATTTGGAGATAACACAACGGCGGCGCTTGCTACGCGCGGTATTTATGAAATGAGTAAATTAGGCCTGGCACTCGGTGCTGAGGCTCAAACCTTCAATGGGTTATCCGGCATAGGCGATCTTATCGTCACCTGCACATCAACTCATTCCAGAAACCGAAGAGCAGGCATTTTAATCGGCAAGGGACTTTCTAAAGATCAGGCTTCACTTGAAGTCGGACAAGTTGTTGAAGGAATTAAAACTACAAAGTCAGCTTATGAATTATCAAAAAAGCATAAGATTTCCATGCCAATTACTCAAAAACTCTATGAAGTACTGTATCAGGCCTTAGATCCCAGGAAAGCTGTCGTGGATTTAATGCGTCGAGATTATAAGGATGAAATTGAACCTCTTTTTAAACATTGA